The window TGAGCCAAGAGTCCTACCAACAAAAAGACTCTGACTTCAAAGCAGTGCTGACACGTATCAAAGAAGCTAATCCGGATGTTATCTATCTGCCAGGCTACTATGAAGAGGTAGGTAAAATCGTAAAACAGGCTCGTGAAATGGGTATTACTGTACCATTCCTGGGTGGCGATGGCTGGGATTCTCCGCAATTGGCGGAAATCGCAGGTGCAGCAGCTTTAGAGAACACTTATATGTCTAATCACTATTCGCCGGAAGATACTGCTACTGAAGTAACCTCATTCGTTGAAGCTTACAAAGCTGCGAATGGCGGTGCGGTACCGGATGGTATGGCTGCTCTTGGGTACGACGCACTTAAATTGGTTGCAGATGCGATTACCCGTGCAGGTGAAGCTGACCCAGCTAAGATCAAAGATGCTCTGGCAGCAACGAAGGATCTGCAATTGGCTACTGGTAAAATTACGTTGAATGAAACCCATGACCCGGTTAAAGCTGCGGTCGTCCTGAAATTCGTTAACGGCGTACAAACTTTTGAAGCAAAAGTTAATCCATAAGCGATTCTTCCGCATAGGATATGGGGAATGAACATTAAGGACTACGATTAATTGTGGTGAGAAGCGGGGAGCCTGGTGCTCCCTGAATCACCTTGGCTGTGATGAGAAAGGCTCAACTGTGAGCCTTTTTTTCGATTAACATGAAGCGGATTTTCATCAAACTTTGAGGAGGAACAGGCATGATTGTCGGTGTACCCAAAGAGATCAAAAATAACGAGAACCGTGTAGCGATCACCCCGGCGGGAGTGGAAGCCCTCCGCAAAGCAGGCCATGAGGTGCTGGTAGAGCAATCAGCCGGTATTGGCAGTGGCTTCACTGACAATGAGTATCTGGATAAAGGTGCCAGTATTCAATCCTCAGCGGCAGAAGTGTGGAATCAGGCGGACATGGTCATTAAGGTGAAGGAGCCATTGCCTGAAGAGTATGGCTATTTTCGCAAAGGTCTTATTTTGTTCACGTACCTGCATCTTGCTCCCGAAGCGGGTCTTACGCAGGCATTGGTTGATAGCGAAGTAACGGCAGTAGGCTACGAAACCATTCAACTGGAAGACGGCTCCTTGCCTCTGCTGATTCCGATGAGCGAGGTGGCCGGACGGATGGCGGTACAGATTGGAGCTCAGCTGCTGGAGAAGCCTCATGGCGGCAAGGGGGTTCTGCTGGGCGGTGTTCCAGGTGTACAGCCGGGTGAAGTGGTGATTGTAGGCGGAGGTATCGTAGGTACGAATGCGGCGAAAATGGCGCTGGGACTGGGTGCGCGGGTGACTGTGCTTGATTCGAATGCCGGCAGGCTCCGTTATCTGGATGATACTTTTGGCGGACGTCTGGTTACGATCATGTCGGATTCTTATCATCTTGAACAAGCGGTACGCAAAGCAGATCTGCTGATTGGGGCCGTCCTTATCCCCGGTGCCCGTGCGCCGAAGCTCGTGAAAGAGTATATGGTGCAGCAGATGGGAGAAGGCTCGGTTATTGTGGATGTGGCGATTGACCAGGGCGGTTCCATTGAGACCATCGACCGGATTACCACCCATGAGAATCCAACCTATGTGAAGCATGGGGTGGTGCATTATGCTGTGGCTAACATGCCGGGAGCGGTTGCCCGCACCTCCACGCTTGCACTCACCAATGTGACGGTACCTTATGCACTGCAAATTGCTAATTTCGGTATCCATAGAGCCGTGCTGGAGAATCCGGCGCTTGCCCGCGGGCTTAACGTCGTCGCCGGACATGTGACGAATGCAGCCGTTGCACAAAGTCTCGGATATGAGGCAGTGGACGGTGTGGCATCTCTGGCTGTGTATGGCGTATAGCAGATACAAAGAGTCAATAGTCTTTAACAGTCAGGAAGCATGTTGAGCGGGGAGAGCGAGCGGTGCCTGATCAAGCCGTTACTTCCCGTAAATTTTTATTCAAAAAAAGCTTGTCAAATTGTCCGGGGTTTGATATACTCATTTTTGTTGTGGTAATAACATAACTTGCTAAGCATGGCTCGTTGGTCAAGGGGTTAAGACACCTCCCTTTCACGGAGGTAACATGGGTTCGAATCCCATACGAGTCACCATATGCGGTAGTGGTGGAATGGCAGACACGCTATCTTGAGGGGGTAGTGGGTGTATACCCGTGGAGGTTCGAGTCCTCTCTACCGCATACATAAAAGGAACGGAAACCTTGATTTCAAGGATTTTCGTTCCTTTTGTCTTTTTGAGATCATAGTAGAGTATAGAGAGAGCTGCAGCACTTACCTGTTCAGGGCTCCTGCGTATTTGGGGTACAGCTGACGGATACAATCCGGGCAGATGTCATGGGTGAATTGCAGGGAGAGCTGGAACTGAAGATAACGTTCGACCGATAACCATTCCTCTTTGCTGTTCCGGACGGATTTACAGGAGGCACAGATCGGAACAAGGCTGCTGGGGATAGGCCGGGGACGCATGGGATGGCAGCCGCGGACCGGATCAGTCTGGCGGATCTCGCCAGGGCCGCTGTCACGCATGGAAAGAGCGAGGGTCTGCAACCCGGCAGACTGCCCGGATAGAAGCGGAAAGGCGTCCAGGCGGAATACCCTGCCCATCTTATCAGGGGTGTGGAGGATGAATTCTGAGCTTGCGACCAGGACTCCGCCCTGAAGGATGTGCTGTATGGACTCGTTTAGAGCTGTGAGCTGGACGGGGATAGCGATCCACTTTTCAAAAAGCTCCAGGTAATGAACTCCGATCCATTCATGTGCTGGAGAGAATCCATAGGAATGGCAAAGTTCCTTCCAGTGATCATTGATAAATAAAATAAAACCATAGCTGTCGATAACAAGGAGGTTATGGGGGAGAGCATTAAGTGAAGAGGTAAGGGAAGAAGATAAGCTCAATGGCAAGGTTATCGCTCCTTGAATTCTTGCAGGATGGGAAGTTAAGATGGAGGCAGGCCCAGAAGCTGCGAAATCTGACGGCGGTAGCGCTCGGCCTTCCGTGTGCCATGGATTAGATTGGACAAGCGATAAGGCGGAATTCCGTATAACTCACAGAATTTCTTCTGATCCAGCTGCATTTCTGTCAGACGCTGTTTGATAGCCCAGCCATAGGGGGTCACGGGACGTTTGCTGTTCAACAGGCTTCACCTCTTATCGACCTTCCGGCACTATGGTATAATAGCGTACAATAATATTAACTAATTATATACTTTTTTACGTCATTTTACAATATAAATTACGTTATTACGTGAATTTGATGTAGTGGAAGGCGGTTGGCCGATGTCATCGATATACGAGCGGATAGAATTCCTAATTAAGCAAAAGGGGCTTACGAAGAAGTCCTTCTGTGAGCAATTGAATATCAGCACAGGCAATATGGGGGACTGGAAACGGGGGAAGTCGACACCGGGAACCCATAAGCTGATTGAGATCGGCGCCTTTTTTCATGTGAGTCTGGATTGGCTGATTTTGGGCAAAACTGCAGCTGAAACGGTGCGCGAAGGCGGCGGGGAGTATTCGTCTGCCCAAATGCGGCAACACAGTTGCCAAACTGAAGAACTGCTTCCCAAGGAGCAGGAGTTCATCAAGGAATATATTGAATTTACCCAGTACCGCAGGCAGAAGCAGGCCGAGGGGAATTCATAAAGGGCATCTTTACATTTTGTGAAATCCGTTTTATAATATTGAATGTTGGCCTCAGACAAAGCTTTAACATTGTACACACCGCGCGGTAGTGGTGGAATGGCAGACACGCTATCTTGAGGGGGTAGTGGGTGTATACCCGTGGAGGTTCGAGTCCTCTCTACCGCATACTATGAAGAAACCTGAAATTCCTTGATTGCTAAGGGATTTCAGGTTTTTTTTCTTGTTGTGCTCATGCAATGGTGTTTTATTAGGTAAAAGAGAGACGCTTCGCACATGGCAAATGCCGTATGTGAAGTGTCTCTTTTGGGATAATAAAATGTATCTAGTCCAGCAGTTTGGCAATATCCGCTTCAATTTGATCCGGTGTGGTCTGCGGAGAGAAGCGCTTCAGTACACGGCCTTCCTGGTCGACCAGGAATTTGGTGAAATTCCATTTGACACTCTTTGAGCCCAGCAGGCCCGGAGCTTCTTTGGACAAGTATTTGAACAGCGGATGCGCATCGTCACCCTTTACATCAACCTTTTCATACATCGGGAAGGTTACTCCATAATTAATTTCGCAGAATTCAGCGATGTCCTCGCTTTCCCCCGGCTCCTGTCCGGCAAATTGATTGCTTGGAAAGCCAAGCACTTCAAAACCGCGGTCCTTGAATTTATCGTATACCTCTTGAAGCCCCTTATACTGAGGGGTGAATCCGCATTTACTGGCTGTGTTCACGACGAGCAGCACTTTACCTTTGTACTTCGACAGCGATTCTTCTTGTCCGCGCAAGGTGTTGGCTTCAAAATCATAAATACTCATGAATCTGGCCTCCCGAATATAAATTTATCACAATTTAATTTTACACCATTTATCATAGGATGCAAGCCGCTGAGGTGTGACAACATTGTATTATCGTTTCAAATAATGACTATTGTTTAAGGTTTAAGTATGCGCGATTAAAAATTCGGTTCAAAAGGAGAAGATCAACAATGACAACATTGAAAATGAAGGCCTTGTATACAGCGACAGCTACAGTCCGCGGCGGACGTGAAGGTTCTGTGGAATCCTCCGACGGCGCTTTGAAGCATGATTTGAAAATGCCCAAGGAGCTTGGCGGACCGGGAGGCAATGGCACCAATCCGGAGCAGCTGTTTGCGGCAGGGTATGGAGCCTGTTATGAGAGTGCACTTGCCAATATTGCCCGTAAAGAGGGAGTCAAGCTTCAGGATGTTGTAGTTACTTCCAACGTGCTGATCGGCAAAGACGAAAGCGATGGAGGGTTCAAGCTGGCGGTGAAGCTGGATATCAGCCTCCCTGGCATTGAGCGTGCGAAGGCGGAAGAACTTGCTGCAAAAGCACATGAATTCTGTCCATACTCCAAAGCGACCCGCGGGAATATTGAAGTTGAATTAAATGTAATCTAAGAGCGGTATAAACCTATATTCCTGGGAATAATGGCTAAATAGAGACGGATAGCAGATATGAGTAATAAATAGCGGGCGGCAGCGCGTACTTTGGTTGACATCACCCCCAAAATTCTTTAATATGTCTAAGTATCTGTTAAAGTTGCGTGCGCTACTAAATACCAAAAATTTAAATAATGGGTGATGAAGATGTCTTACAGACCGAAAATTACGAATGTGACCAAAGCCAGCAGCAATGATAAAGAAGGCTTGTACGAATTTATTATTAAGACTGCTGACGGAACACAGTGCCGCGCGTTCTACAGTCGGTTTCCGGAATGGAAAATGACGAACATCAGCCGCCTGCTTAAAACCCCATGCCCGGTTTGCCGTAAAGATTTCATCTGCAAATGCATGGAAGCATTCACAGCTGATTTTGAAGGACAAATGATCGGGGACGAATGGATCGACAAGGCGATTGCCGAATAATTAAACGGACGGACGATAAGAGCGCGGGAGCTATCCCGCGTTTTTGTTTTTCCTTGGATTAGGCTTAGGTCAATTAGGATATGCTGAGCAAACAAGGGGGTGTGGAATATGGAGCAAAGGTATGGAGGAGGAGAAGGGCAAGCGGTTGTACTGATCGACGGTGTATGTCATCTTTGCCAGGGCCTGGTCCGCTTCATTATTCCGCGTGATCCCGGGGGCCGTATAAGGTTTGCAGCTCTGCAGAGCGAAGTTGGGCGTGAACTGCTGATTACTGCAGGCCTTGAGACAGACCGGCTAAACACAGTTGTACTGTTTGAAAATGGCAGGTTTTATACAGAATCGTCTGCTGTGCTGCGCATCGCCCGCATGCTGCGTTTTCCGTGGCCAGCCGCCTATATCTTCATTCTTATGCCCCGTCCGCTGCGCAGCGCCGTATATCGGCTTGTAGCAAGAAACCGTTACCGCTGGTTCGGGCGTGATGAGCAGTGCCTGCTCCCTACGCCGGATATCCGGAAGAGATTTCTCTGAAGGGTCAGGCAGCAGTTGACATAAAAAATCAGCAGCGGGAGACCCCCCGCTGCTGATTTTTGCAAATATAAGATTTATTTAGTGAGTGCTTCTGCTGATAGCGGGTAGCTTTGGACAAGCTTCCATTTACCGTCCGCCGACTTTTTCAGCGTAGTGACCATGGTGGTGCGGTTGTCCTGGAATTGTGGTCCTTTAAGCTTCTTGGTCGTCTGCACTGAATATATGGCGGCTTCATTACCTGTATAGTCGATAATCTTCGAGGATTCAATCACGGTTTGAAGATCGTAAGCCTGGAAAACCTGGCCGGCCATTACTTTGTTCTGCTCGTACGCGGGGGAGGACTCGTCAATGGTAGACTGCACACCCTCAAGATCCTCTTTGTTGGTGAAGTCTATATTTGCGGCAAATACAGCTTTGATCGCTGCCTCATCCGTCTGCGGCACAGTAACGGCTGCATTCAGAACCCCTTCCGGAAGGCTATATTTCATAGCTTGAACCTGCACATTGCTGATTTTCCAGCCGGAATCCTTGGAACTGCGGGTTAGGGAATAGACATTCTCGGACTGACTGTTCGGCATGAAC of the Paenibacillus pedocola genome contains:
- a CDS encoding thiol-disulfide oxidoreductase DCC family protein, yielding MEQRYGGGEGQAVVLIDGVCHLCQGLVRFIIPRDPGGRIRFAALQSEVGRELLITAGLETDRLNTVVLFENGRFYTESSAVLRIARMLRFPWPAAYIFILMPRPLRSAVYRLVARNRYRWFGRDEQCLLPTPDIRKRFL
- the ald gene encoding alanine dehydrogenase — protein: MIVGVPKEIKNNENRVAITPAGVEALRKAGHEVLVEQSAGIGSGFTDNEYLDKGASIQSSAAEVWNQADMVIKVKEPLPEEYGYFRKGLILFTYLHLAPEAGLTQALVDSEVTAVGYETIQLEDGSLPLLIPMSEVAGRMAVQIGAQLLEKPHGGKGVLLGGVPGVQPGEVVIVGGGIVGTNAAKMALGLGARVTVLDSNAGRLRYLDDTFGGRLVTIMSDSYHLEQAVRKADLLIGAVLIPGARAPKLVKEYMVQQMGEGSVIVDVAIDQGGSIETIDRITTHENPTYVKHGVVHYAVANMPGAVARTSTLALTNVTVPYALQIANFGIHRAVLENPALARGLNVVAGHVTNAAVAQSLGYEAVDGVASLAVYGV
- a CDS encoding Ohr family peroxiredoxin translates to MKALYTATATVRGGREGSVESSDGALKHDLKMPKELGGPGGNGTNPEQLFAAGYGACYESALANIARKEGVKLQDVVVTSNVLIGKDESDGGFKLAVKLDISLPGIERAKAEELAAKAHEFCPYSKATRGNIEVELNVI
- a CDS encoding helix-turn-helix domain-containing protein, whose translation is MSSIYERIEFLIKQKGLTKKSFCEQLNISTGNMGDWKRGKSTPGTHKLIEIGAFFHVSLDWLILGKTAAETVREGGGEYSSAQMRQHSCQTEELLPKEQEFIKEYIEFTQYRRQKQAEGNS
- a CDS encoding glutathione peroxidase; amino-acid sequence: MSIYDFEANTLRGQEESLSKYKGKVLLVVNTASKCGFTPQYKGLQEVYDKFKDRGFEVLGFPSNQFAGQEPGESEDIAEFCEINYGVTFPMYEKVDVKGDDAHPLFKYLSKEAPGLLGSKSVKWNFTKFLVDQEGRVLKRFSPQTTPDQIEADIAKLLD
- a CDS encoding XRE family transcriptional regulator; this encodes MNSKRPVTPYGWAIKQRLTEMQLDQKKFCELYGIPPYRLSNLIHGTRKAERYRRQISQLLGLPPS
- a CDS encoding PAS domain-containing protein; this translates as MPLSLSSSLTSSLNALPHNLLVIDSYGFILFINDHWKELCHSYGFSPAHEWIGVHYLELFEKWIAIPVQLTALNESIQHILQGGVLVASSEFILHTPDKMGRVFRLDAFPLLSGQSAGLQTLALSMRDSGPGEIRQTDPVRGCHPMRPRPIPSSLVPICASCKSVRNSKEEWLSVERYLQFQLSLQFTHDICPDCIRQLYPKYAGALNR